The genome window TCATTAGAGTGAAACCACAGATCATAGGCATTGGCCGCAAAAAGCAAGCAACCCAAAGCCGTCGTAGCCAAAGGCCATCTACGGAAGACGAACATCGACAATGAAGTCAAAGCCCACACGACTCCTACCGCATAGAGCAGAAGCGGTTGCCCCGGAAGCGGAAACCCCGAGAAGAGCAGAATAACGCCTTCGGTAGCAAGGCAAATTGCCATCAGAACCATGCAAAGAATAACCATCGTCCCACCTACCATTGTTTCGCTTCTGTGCCGGGCGCAAGAATGTGACCTCGGAATGGCGTCTGATCGCCCTTCGTTAGCCACAGCCGTAACGCGGCCGATCCGGATGCCTTCAGATTGCTTCGAGCGGCGTTGTATAACGCTTGATTGCAACCCTGGGCAGCGGATGCTTGCTGGAGGGTTAAAGTGGCGGATGAGCTAGTGTTGACCGAAGCATCGAGTCCAGCTGCCGCATAGCATTCGTCGTGAGCCTTACAAGCTCTGTCCATGACTCCGGTTGGGTCCCCCGCTCCTCCGGGGCCACAATAGTGCGTCATGAAAAACCGGTAATACGGAATATCTGATCCGCCAGTGAGATAGTGTGACGCGTTTGCGTATGCGATACCGAAATCCGCGAGATACCCTCCCACCCAAACAGACGTATCGGCGGTCATTCCTACTGCGGTTGCGGTTACGGAAACAGATTGATCAGATCCCGTTACGCCGTGCAATGTCAACGTTCCGTCTTGGTTTGAGCTTGCCCAATCAACACCTGGTGCATAGGTTCCAGGCGTCTCCCAGCGTCCACCCTGACCTTCACAACCACCTTGGTTGCCTGTCTGCTTATCATCTTCAGCGTCGAAACTCCCATCGTCCCAAACACACCGCAGTCCATCTGGGTCTATGTTCTTTAGTGGGTTGTTTTGAGCGTAGCTGTATAGGTTCAGGCTCTGGGGATTCTCTGGGTCGGCGTAGTAAAGCCCAGATGGATCTGGACTGGAGAAGCGGCCCATGCTGGAGGCGTAGTACCTTGCCCCGAAGTAGTCGTTTCCTGATTCGGAGTCGCGTTCTTTGCCGGTATAACGGGATGCGTTTAAAGCACAAGGGTACACAAAACTCGGAGTGCAGTCGTAGACGAAATCAGTTTGCATCATAGGGACGTGCCACCCTCAACCCGATGTCCTAGGCAGTGTACTTTTGATCCAAGCGAAACGTCTCTCCTCTAATAAAGAAGACGCGACCGGAATTCCGGTCGCGTCTTCGCATCTCAAAGTTATCTGAGAACTACCACTGCCCCCAGGCGCGGCTGATGTAGTCCGAAAGCGACATGCCTACGAGGATGAGAAAGGTAAAGATACCTGCTCCCACCGTCAGCTTCATCAGCTTTGAGCTGTACTTGATATGCATAAAGAACAGGATCACAAGCGTCGCCTTGATCACTGCAATCAGGATTGCCAGTACTGGATTCCATGGTCCTAATTCGAGGTACGAAGCCCCGATCGTAAGCGCCGTACCAAGCAGCAGGCAGCAAAAAATGGTGAAATAGGTCAGCGGCCCGACGATATGCTGCTCGTTTTCCGTGTGACCCGAGTCGGGATCATGATTTGCGAAATGTTCAGACATAACTCTTGTCCCCTGAGAGGTTCTTGCCGGAATTGCCTATCCAGCTACTGATGTCGGCTGATGAGATAAAGCAGAGGAAACAGGAAAATCCATACAATGTCGACGAAATGCCAATATAACCCAAAGTTCTCGACATAGGCGATATTCCCATCCATGTACCCGCCGCGAGTCGCCTTCCACAGCATTCCGCAAAGCAACGCAATTCCGATGATCATGTGAACCGCGTGCATGCCAGTCATAGCGAAGTAGAGCGAGAAGTAAACTTCCGTCTTCGCAGCCATATCCGGAGCCAGCGGCTTTTCGCCGCCCTTCAAAGCCTCCTGATCGGGATGAACAAATCCCTGTGCGTTGAAGGTGTGACCTGGAATGTGATGCTTGACATACTTTTCGTGGTACTCGTCCGCCTTGATCCCCAAAAAGCCCAGACCCAGGATAAGAGTCAGAACCAGGGAGATGATCAAACCCTGCCGGCGCTTGGTTTCCGCACACCAGACACCCATCGCCATCGTGAAGCTCGACGTAATCAGCACCAGCGTATTGAGACTGCCTTCGAAAATATTCAGCGTATGCGAAGCCGCTACGAACGCCGGGTAGTACCAGTTCCTGTAGATCAGATAGGCGGTAAACAAGCCGCCAAAGAACATGATTTCCGTCAGCAGAAATAGCCACATGCCAAAGCTGGCTGTTTCCTGCTGCTGCTCCAGTGACACAAAATGATGGCGCAGATATGCCGGGTGCTCACCATGATCGTGTCCTGACTCTGCTGTCGCGATCGCGTGACTATCCGACATGCGTCACCTCATGCTCTTTCTGGCGTTCCAGCCATTCATAGTCATATACGTCCTGCGTAACAATCGGAATCGTCGTAAAATTCTCGGTCAATGGTGGCGATTGGATCTGCCACTCAAGTCCCGTAGCCTGCCACGGATTGTTGCCCGCCACTTTGCCGTACTTGAGCGACCACACCAGGTAGATCATCGGCAGTAGATATCCCACGCCGAGAATCGTTGCACCCGCGGTCGAGAATACATTCAGCACCTGGAACTCAGGGGGATAGGCAGCATACCGTCGCGGCATGCCCAACATTCCCAGAAGAAACTGCGGGAAGAAGGTCAGGTTGAATCCGATGAAGGTCACAACAGCCGCGAGCTGCGAAATCTTCTCCGGATACATACGACCTGTCATCTTCGGCCACCAGAAATGGATACCCGACAGGAAGGCCATCAACATGCCGCCCACCATTACGAAGTGGAAGTGCGCCACGATGAAGTAGGTTTCCGTCAGATGGATGTCGGTACCGGCCGATCCGAGAAACACGCCAGTCAA of Acidicapsa ligni contains these proteins:
- a CDS encoding cytochrome C oxidase subunit IV family protein; translation: MSEHFANHDPDSGHTENEQHIVGPLTYFTIFCCLLLGTALTIGASYLELGPWNPVLAILIAVIKATLVILFFMHIKYSSKLMKLTVGAGIFTFLILVGMSLSDYISRAWGQW
- a CDS encoding cytochrome c oxidase subunit 3, yielding MSDSHAIATAESGHDHGEHPAYLRHHFVSLEQQQETASFGMWLFLLTEIMFFGGLFTAYLIYRNWYYPAFVAASHTLNIFEGSLNTLVLITSSFTMAMGVWCAETKRRQGLIISLVLTLILGLGFLGIKADEYHEKYVKHHIPGHTFNAQGFVHPDQEALKGGEKPLAPDMAAKTEVYFSLYFAMTGMHAVHMIIGIALLCGMLWKATRGGYMDGNIAYVENFGLYWHFVDIVWIFLFPLLYLISRHQ
- a CDS encoding RHS repeat-associated core domain-containing protein, which produces MMQTDFVYDCTPSFVYPCALNASRYTGKERDSESGNDYFGARYYASSMGRFSSPDPSGLYYADPENPQSLNLYSYAQNNPLKNIDPDGLRCVWDDGSFDAEDDKQTGNQGGCEGQGGRWETPGTYAPGVDWASSNQDGTLTLHGVTGSDQSVSVTATAVGMTADTSVWVGGYLADFGIAYANASHYLTGGSDIPYYRFFMTHYCGPGGAGDPTGVMDRACKAHDECYAAAGLDASVNTSSSATLTLQQASAAQGCNQALYNAARSNLKASGSAALRLWLTKGDQTPFRGHILAPGTEAKQW